The following coding sequences lie in one Pseudoxanthomonas sp. SE1 genomic window:
- the ligD gene encoding DNA ligase D has protein sequence MSLVEYRRKRRFDSTPEPAPGSRLPRGRRPIFVVQLHHASHRHYDFRLQVGDTLKSWAVPKGPSLDPAVKRLAAEVEDHPVDYADFQGEIPKGEYGGGHVATFDKGIWTTEGNPEEQLAKGHLRFEMFGDKLKGGWHLVRTQKPAGTPQWLLFKERDRYASKQEADDLLEDVIRAPAKPARPRAGNAANAAKVAKASKAPKAPSSSRRSPKRSDPWGARAAKLQGARATDDPPSFRSPQLAKLTATVPVGDEWLHEAKWDGYRLIAQINRGKVRLWSRNELEWTKKVPEIVGALEALGLQDAVLDGELVAGAGRQEDFSLLQAVLSGERNAVLSYLLFDVLQIDGVDLSRSPQYQRKALLAEILKKPPPHLIYSSHIIGRGEQALAMAIERGLEGIISKRAGASYHGGRGDAWRKIKQRNAEEFAIVGFTPPKGSRAGLGALLLATPDPEHGWRYVGRVGTGFNAQLLADLSTKLGRNARAKPMVHIAVDDPELRQARWVRPRHVAEVFFHGWGSQGLLRQSSLKTIRADKTADDLQEAGMRNLTEKSQPSTTEKKKKRSASAVTLSSPGRVVFAEGGITKAQVFDYYQAMLPWLLPEVVSRPLSVVRCPQGADRPCFFQKHHTAGMEHVGAVSIEEESGERADYLVVEEGTGLLEMVQFNALEFHPWGATAASPDKADYMVFDLDPGPDVAWPQVVEAARQVRERLEAMGLDSFVRTSGGKGLHVVVPLKPACPWTQVKPFAHAFAESMAASEPLAYVATASKKFRKGRIFIDYLRNGRGATSVASFSLRARPGAPVAMPLRWSELGRVKAGDAYALVSARRRMERMKAHPWGAWTKVRQDLDGATRLIDTMAPKARGKQRKSR, from the coding sequence ATGAGCCTGGTGGAATATCGGCGCAAGCGCCGTTTTGACAGCACGCCCGAGCCTGCGCCAGGCAGCCGCCTGCCACGCGGGCGCCGCCCCATCTTCGTCGTGCAGCTGCATCACGCCAGCCATCGTCATTACGATTTCCGGCTGCAGGTTGGAGACACGCTGAAGAGCTGGGCGGTCCCCAAGGGCCCGAGCCTGGATCCGGCGGTCAAGCGCCTGGCGGCGGAAGTGGAAGACCACCCCGTCGACTATGCCGATTTCCAGGGCGAAATACCGAAGGGCGAGTATGGCGGCGGTCACGTGGCGACATTCGACAAGGGCATCTGGACTACCGAGGGCAATCCGGAGGAACAGCTTGCCAAGGGCCATCTGCGTTTCGAGATGTTCGGCGACAAGCTGAAAGGCGGTTGGCATCTCGTGCGGACGCAGAAGCCTGCGGGCACGCCGCAATGGCTACTCTTCAAGGAGCGTGACCGCTATGCCAGCAAGCAGGAGGCAGACGACCTGCTGGAGGATGTTATCCGTGCGCCGGCGAAACCTGCGCGGCCCAGGGCGGGAAACGCGGCAAACGCGGCAAAGGTGGCAAAGGCGTCAAAGGCGCCAAAGGCGCCTTCGTCCTCGCGCAGGTCGCCGAAACGCTCCGACCCCTGGGGCGCACGCGCCGCCAAGCTGCAGGGTGCCAGGGCGACGGACGATCCGCCGTCATTCCGTTCGCCCCAGCTCGCCAAGCTGACCGCTACCGTGCCAGTGGGCGACGAGTGGCTGCATGAGGCGAAATGGGATGGCTATCGCCTCATCGCGCAGATCAACCGCGGCAAAGTGCGTCTGTGGTCGCGCAATGAACTGGAGTGGACGAAGAAGGTGCCGGAGATTGTCGGCGCGCTCGAGGCACTTGGGCTGCAGGACGCCGTGCTCGATGGCGAACTGGTGGCAGGGGCAGGGCGCCAGGAAGACTTCAGCCTGCTGCAGGCCGTGCTGTCCGGCGAGCGCAATGCCGTGCTGTCCTATCTGCTGTTCGATGTGCTGCAGATCGACGGCGTGGATCTGTCGCGCAGTCCCCAGTACCAGCGCAAGGCGCTGCTGGCGGAGATCCTGAAGAAGCCGCCGCCGCACCTGATCTACAGCTCGCACATCATCGGCCGTGGCGAGCAGGCCCTGGCCATGGCCATCGAACGCGGCCTGGAAGGCATCATCTCCAAGCGTGCGGGTGCGTCCTACCACGGCGGTCGTGGCGATGCCTGGCGCAAGATCAAGCAGCGCAACGCGGAGGAGTTCGCCATCGTCGGCTTCACCCCGCCCAAGGGAAGCCGCGCGGGTCTGGGCGCCCTGTTGCTTGCCACACCGGATCCCGAGCATGGATGGCGCTACGTGGGTCGCGTAGGTACCGGCTTCAATGCGCAGCTGCTGGCGGACCTGTCGACCAAGCTCGGCCGGAATGCGCGTGCCAAGCCCATGGTGCACATCGCGGTGGATGATCCCGAGCTGCGCCAAGCCCGATGGGTGCGGCCGCGACACGTGGCGGAAGTGTTCTTCCATGGCTGGGGCAGCCAGGGGCTGTTGCGGCAGTCGTCGCTGAAAACCATCCGCGCGGACAAGACGGCAGACGATTTGCAGGAGGCTGGAATGCGCAACCTAACAGAGAAGTCGCAGCCCTCAACAACGGAGAAAAAGAAGAAGCGTTCGGCTTCCGCGGTGACGTTGAGCAGTCCTGGTCGGGTGGTGTTCGCGGAAGGTGGCATCACCAAGGCGCAAGTGTTCGATTACTACCAGGCGATGCTGCCCTGGCTGCTGCCCGAGGTGGTAAGTCGGCCGCTGTCGGTGGTGCGTTGCCCCCAGGGCGCGGATCGGCCGTGCTTCTTCCAGAAGCACCACACGGCCGGCATGGAGCATGTGGGCGCCGTCAGCATCGAGGAAGAGAGCGGCGAGCGCGCGGACTATCTGGTGGTGGAGGAGGGAACCGGGCTGCTCGAGATGGTCCAGTTCAATGCGCTGGAATTCCATCCGTGGGGTGCCACCGCGGCCTCGCCCGACAAGGCTGACTACATGGTCTTCGACCTGGATCCCGGTCCGGATGTCGCATGGCCTCAGGTGGTGGAAGCTGCGCGGCAGGTGCGTGAGCGGCTGGAAGCGATGGGACTGGATTCGTTCGTGCGGACATCAGGCGGCAAGGGACTGCATGTGGTGGTGCCGCTGAAACCGGCATGCCCATGGACGCAGGTGAAGCCGTTCGCGCATGCCTTCGCCGAATCCATGGCCGCATCGGAACCGCTGGCGTACGTTGCGACGGCCAGCAAGAAATTCCGCAAGGGCCGCATCTTCATCGACTACCTGCGCAACGGCCGCGGTGCCACCAGCGTCGCCTCGTTCTCGTTGCGCGCCAGGCCGGGTGCGCCCGTGGCCATGCCGTTGCGCTGGAGCGAGCTGGGGCGGGTGAAGGCAGGCGATGCCTATGCCCTGGTGTCGGCGCGTCGCCGCATGGAACGCATGAAGGCCCATCCGTGGGGTGCATGGACGAAGGTCAGACAGGACTTGGATGGCGCAACGCGCCTGATCGACACCATGGCCCCCAAAGCGCGAGGGAAGCAGCGCAAGAGTAGATGA
- a CDS encoding replication initiation factor domain-containing protein has translation MREATFSPENAVVSGATGPGSNTGQKSKPVPQHGARVDFLTVVFSSDRLVERGLTRVSLFLPGIFGLQPSDVRAGELHAKRWQFYRSSAVLVDGNGELVGRIGTEGNGDTVCISLSGTACAYIRNWHAVRMQIEALGGRISRCDAAYDDYDGVFGTVREHEARARASLTEHGGCMLFASGGTPPKTKFLDDHQSGSGSTLYVGSKGHKQLCIYEKGKQLGVAESPWVRYEARLYGKHQEIPADILTDPMKYLRGSYEYIHMLLAGIGDGIACAVEYTKRAVEHTGAALVRWGRRQCGPFLNVLAEAFGDQFESFLRECVLREGMPSRFKRVCKASNVAAYVRETINAERVQLCQS, from the coding sequence ATGCGTGAAGCGACCTTTTCCCCGGAAAATGCGGTGGTAAGCGGTGCGACTGGCCCGGGGAGTAACACGGGCCAAAAGTCCAAGCCGGTCCCCCAGCACGGCGCACGGGTGGACTTTTTGACCGTTGTTTTCAGTTCTGACCGCCTTGTCGAACGCGGTCTCACCCGCGTGTCCTTGTTCCTGCCTGGCATCTTCGGATTGCAGCCCTCGGACGTGAGGGCAGGGGAGTTGCATGCGAAGCGCTGGCAGTTCTACCGCTCCAGCGCCGTGCTGGTCGACGGCAACGGCGAACTCGTTGGCCGCATCGGCACCGAAGGCAACGGCGATACCGTCTGTATCAGCCTGTCCGGCACTGCCTGCGCCTACATCCGCAACTGGCACGCCGTCCGCATGCAGATCGAAGCGCTCGGTGGTCGCATTTCTCGCTGTGATGCAGCCTATGACGATTACGACGGTGTATTTGGCACCGTGCGAGAACATGAAGCTCGCGCCCGTGCCAGCCTCACGGAACACGGCGGCTGCATGCTGTTCGCCAGTGGCGGCACACCGCCCAAAACAAAGTTCCTCGACGATCATCAAAGTGGCAGTGGATCCACGCTCTACGTCGGCTCCAAGGGTCACAAGCAGCTGTGCATCTACGAAAAGGGAAAGCAGCTAGGCGTCGCCGAGTCGCCGTGGGTGCGGTACGAAGCGCGCCTGTACGGTAAGCATCAGGAGATTCCGGCCGACATCCTCACGGACCCGATGAAGTATCTGCGCGGGTCCTATGAGTACATCCACATGCTGCTTGCCGGTATCGGTGATGGCATCGCGTGCGCGGTCGAGTACACCAAGCGCGCTGTGGAGCATACCGGCGCTGCGCTCGTTCGGTGGGGTCGTCGCCAATGCGGCCCGTTCTTGAACGTCCTCGCCGAGGCGTTCGGTGATCAGTTTGAAAGTTTCCTGCGGGAATGCGTGCTGCGAGAAGGGATGCCCTCGCGGTTCAAGCGTGTGTGCAAGGCATCCAACGTCGCCGCCTATGTGCGGGAAACCATCAACGCTGAAAGGGTACAGCTATGTCAATCGTGA
- a CDS encoding single-stranded DNA-binding protein, whose translation MSIVRVKDDRVIERQVTIKGVPQIFREQRACVLLGGGYETTFNVSLGTGPVYQVGDYLVHPDSYGTSQYGEPQLKRVKLWPLAVAFKETGVQLPAPVKA comes from the coding sequence ATGTCAATCGTGAGGGTCAAAGATGACCGTGTCATCGAACGTCAGGTCACCATCAAGGGTGTTCCGCAAATCTTCCGTGAGCAGCGCGCTTGCGTCTTGCTCGGTGGTGGGTACGAAACCACCTTCAACGTCAGTCTCGGAACTGGCCCCGTGTATCAGGTGGGCGATTACCTCGTGCATCCGGACAGCTACGGCACCAGCCAGTACGGCGAACCGCAGTTGAAGCGCGTCAAGTTGTGGCCGCTGGCGGTCGCATTCAAGGAAACCGGTGTGCAGCTGCCTGCCCCGGTGAAGGCTTAA
- a CDS encoding DUF2523 family protein, giving the protein MESILVKLAGLLVTGLKLGATSLVGRAMAGIGLTWVNFTYALPTVKSWVSDKFTGLPPNVTQFLAATGVDIFMTLIISAIVARVGMRTITTSLTALEGLIGQEQGT; this is encoded by the coding sequence ATGGAATCGATTCTGGTCAAGCTGGCCGGTTTGCTCGTGACCGGCCTGAAGCTTGGGGCAACCAGTCTGGTGGGGCGTGCGATGGCCGGTATCGGCTTGACGTGGGTGAACTTCACCTACGCGCTGCCGACCGTTAAAAGCTGGGTGTCGGACAAGTTCACCGGCCTGCCGCCGAATGTCACCCAGTTCCTCGCGGCTACCGGCGTGGACATCTTCATGACGCTGATTATCAGCGCCATCGTGGCCCGGGTAGGCATGCGCACTATCACAACGTCGTTGACCGCGCTCGAAGGCCTGATCGGTCAGGAGCAGGGCACGTGA
- a CDS encoding zonular occludens toxin domain-containing protein, translated as MIYQFTGQPGHGKTLHALLQALEFKDQGRVVYACNVRDLDYERSGLLPMTPEQFRDWPNFLPDGAVALVDECYEHEMLPKLGPGVKVPHHVEQLAKHRHRGIDFIFVCQSPSKQMHTFVHDLIEQHTHVRRRFGMNFVHLRIFDRYEPRPEKAHPLILKRTRLPKRPQGLYKSTELDTTEKRVPWYYYAAGVLVVAIAGGTVWTFWRMSDQFDSDRVAGASAAAGNGATAKVPAVGGASGPRKSLGTPSEYARTHLPRFPAMPWTAEVFDERAPTADPQLYCMASSPGGDAHGTHLDYSCTCLTEQGTTYDISQADCRTLARRGPVYNPYKERRGEGGAQSDSGPSMMANAPAPAPAASVIDGDMKKVGSMGEAGNPGTAP; from the coding sequence GTGATCTATCAATTTACCGGCCAGCCCGGACACGGCAAGACGCTGCACGCGCTGCTGCAGGCGCTGGAGTTCAAGGATCAGGGCAGGGTGGTGTACGCCTGCAACGTGCGTGATCTGGACTATGAGCGCTCGGGCTTGCTGCCGATGACGCCGGAACAGTTCCGTGACTGGCCGAACTTCTTGCCCGATGGCGCCGTGGCGCTGGTGGATGAGTGTTACGAGCACGAAATGCTGCCTAAGCTCGGTCCGGGCGTGAAGGTGCCGCACCATGTCGAGCAGCTGGCCAAGCATCGGCACCGTGGCATTGACTTCATCTTCGTGTGTCAGTCGCCATCGAAACAGATGCACACCTTCGTGCATGACCTGATCGAGCAGCACACGCACGTCCGCCGTCGTTTCGGCATGAATTTCGTGCACCTGCGGATCTTCGACCGGTATGAGCCGCGCCCCGAGAAAGCGCATCCGCTGATCCTCAAGCGCACGCGTCTGCCCAAGCGTCCACAGGGCTTGTACAAATCTACCGAGCTGGACACCACGGAGAAGCGCGTTCCTTGGTACTACTACGCCGCTGGCGTGCTGGTGGTCGCCATTGCGGGTGGTACGGTATGGACGTTCTGGCGGATGAGCGACCAGTTCGATAGCGATCGCGTCGCGGGAGCATCGGCCGCCGCCGGTAACGGAGCGACAGCGAAGGTGCCGGCGGTGGGCGGTGCCTCCGGTCCCCGCAAAAGTCTCGGCACGCCCAGCGAGTACGCCAGAACGCACCTACCGCGCTTCCCTGCGATGCCATGGACCGCCGAGGTCTTCGATGAGCGCGCACCAACGGCTGATCCGCAGTTGTACTGCATGGCGTCCAGCCCCGGTGGCGATGCCCACGGTACGCACCTGGACTACAGCTGCACGTGTCTGACCGAGCAGGGCACCACCTACGATATTTCGCAGGCCGATTGCCGCACGCTCGCGCGTCGTGGTCCGGTCTATAACCCGTACAAGGAACGCCGAGGGGAGGGCGGCGCGCAGTCCGATTCAGGACCGTCAATGATGGCGAACGCGCCTGCGCCTGCGCCGGCTGCGTCGGTGATCGATGGCGATATGAAGAAGGTCGGCTCTATGGGCGAAGCCGGCAACCCGGGCACCGCGCCATGA
- a CDS encoding TraX family protein gives MTLRLSTGTIEFLKWLALPLMFGDHINLALFDRQLPALSEMARIVFPIYAFLLAYNTARPGVDLLRVATRLGIVAVIAQPFHVIAFPYGLLPLNVLFTFAAAVLVMWLILQRSLVGVLLVWAVAGVFVDYGFMGVGLVLACWFYFREPRPGRLVAPAAFLLALYLVNDNLWALLAIPVIALASIGHWRLQRHPWAFYVIYPAHLAALSLAAF, from the coding sequence ATGACCCTGCGCCTGTCGACCGGAACCATTGAGTTCTTGAAGTGGCTCGCGCTGCCGCTCATGTTCGGCGACCACATCAACCTTGCCTTGTTCGACCGCCAGCTGCCGGCGTTGAGCGAGATGGCGCGGATCGTCTTCCCGATCTATGCCTTTCTGCTGGCCTACAACACCGCGCGCCCCGGTGTGGATCTGCTGCGGGTGGCCACGCGCCTCGGGATCGTCGCCGTGATCGCGCAGCCCTTCCACGTGATCGCGTTTCCTTACGGGTTGCTGCCGCTCAACGTGCTGTTTACCTTCGCCGCGGCGGTCCTGGTCATGTGGTTGATCCTGCAACGCAGCCTTGTCGGCGTGCTGCTCGTCTGGGCGGTGGCTGGCGTCTTCGTCGACTACGGGTTCATGGGGGTGGGGCTGGTGCTGGCCTGCTGGTTCTACTTCCGGGAGCCGCGCCCAGGTCGACTGGTGGCGCCGGCTGCCTTCCTGCTGGCCCTGTACCTCGTCAACGATAACCTGTGGGCGCTGCTGGCCATTCCGGTGATCGCGCTCGCCTCAATCGGCCATTGGCGGCTACAGCGGCATCCGTGGGCTTTCTATGTCATCTATCCGGCGCACCTAGCTGCCCTTTCCTTGGCGGCCTTTTAA
- a CDS encoding DUF3653 domain-containing protein: protein MPRTVNTTAPRIVEIRTDVPSQWTGWRFTASGSSLVSPDGQHMTPHRLAGLLWRDSMELRRAGLRSRREAEKPIRRGPVKVVIVDLADWHARNVGSRAG, encoded by the coding sequence ATGCCGCGCACCGTAAACACCACTGCCCCCCGGATCGTGGAGATCCGCACCGACGTACCCAGCCAGTGGACCGGGTGGCGTTTTACCGCCTCAGGATCCTCTCTGGTGTCGCCTGACGGCCAGCATATGACGCCGCACAGGCTCGCCGGGCTTCTCTGGCGGGATTCCATGGAACTTCGACGCGCCGGCCTCAGATCACGCCGGGAAGCCGAAAAGCCGATTCGGCGTGGACCGGTCAAGGTGGTCATTGTTGACCTGGCCGACTGGCACGCCCGGAACGTGGGCAGCCGTGCCGGCTGA
- a CDS encoding IS3 family transposase (programmed frameshift), translated as MKKSRFTDSQIIAVLKQAEGGTPVPELCREHGISSATFYKWRSKFGGMEVSMVARMKELEEENRRLKKMYADAQLSADLLKEALFKKMVRPSQRREMARTTVEGGRTNIQHACRTFEVSQTCYRYQAKASDENARIADWLVRLTTTYRDWGFGLCFLYLRNVKGLGWNHKRVYRIYRELELNLRIKPRKRLVRERPEALAVPESINQIWSMDFMHDQLADGRSFRLFNVLDDFNREGLAIEVDLSLPSARVIRSLEQIIEWRGKPRVIRCDNGPEYISGALLAWAERNGIRIEHIQPGKPQQNAYVERYNRTVRYAWLARTLFDTIEQVQDKATRWLWTYNHERPNMALGGITPAMRLAMAA; from the exons ATGAAGAAGTCCCGATTCACCGACAGCCAGATCATTGCCGTGCTCAAGCAGGCCGAAGGCGGTACGCCCGTGCCTGAGCTGTGCCGCGAGCACGGCATCAGCTCGGCGACGTTCTACAAGTGGCGCAGCAAGTTCGGCGGCATGGAGGTGTCCATGGTCGCGCGGATGAAGGAGCTGGAGGAAGAGAACCGGCGCCTGAAGAAGATGTACGCCGACGCCCAGCTCAGCGCCGACCTGCTGAAGGAGGCGCTGT TCAAAAAAATGGTGAGGCCATCTCAACGCCGGGAGATGGCCCGAACAACGGTCGAAGGCGGACGCACGAACATCCAGCACGCCTGCCGGACATTCGAGGTGAGTCAGACCTGCTACCGGTACCAGGCCAAGGCTTCGGACGAGAACGCCCGGATCGCGGACTGGCTGGTGCGATTGACGACGACGTATCGCGACTGGGGCTTCGGTCTTTGCTTCCTGTACCTGCGCAACGTGAAGGGCCTGGGCTGGAACCACAAGCGGGTGTACCGCATCTACCGGGAGTTGGAATTGAATCTGCGGATCAAGCCAAGGAAGCGACTTGTGCGCGAGAGGCCCGAGGCGCTGGCCGTGCCGGAGTCGATCAACCAGATCTGGTCGATGGACTTCATGCACGACCAGCTGGCCGATGGCCGCAGCTTCCGGTTGTTCAACGTCCTGGACGACTTCAATCGCGAGGGGCTGGCCATCGAGGTGGACTTGTCGCTGCCCTCTGCCCGGGTGATCCGATCGTTGGAACAGATCATCGAATGGCGTGGCAAGCCGCGTGTCATTCGCTGCGATAACGGACCTGAATACATCAGCGGGGCACTGCTGGCGTGGGCGGAACGCAACGGCATCCGGATCGAGCACATCCAGCCGGGCAAGCCACAGCAGAACGCCTACGTTGAACGTTACAACCGCACGGTCCGCTACGCCTGGCTGGCCCGTACCCTGTTCGACACCATCGAGCAGGTGCAGGACAAGGCCACGCGCTGGCTATGGACTTACAACCATGAGCGCCCGAACATGGCGCTCGGCGGCATCACACCAGCCATGAGGCTGGCGATGGCCGCATAG
- a CDS encoding DUF3653 domain-containing protein, producing the protein MLMDQPPCWQDGQKQNPCALAHYNRVVHGHTELRADWLGWKQRGRYLVAPDGQRISPERMRGIMWRMEAEARRDNARARNAKAKVSQGCVKVVVVELADWQARHFGSRAG; encoded by the coding sequence ATGTTGATGGATCAGCCCCCGTGCTGGCAGGACGGACAGAAGCAAAATCCCTGCGCCTTGGCGCACTACAACCGCGTTGTGCACGGCCACACCGAACTGCGCGCGGACTGGCTGGGCTGGAAGCAGCGCGGCCGATACCTGGTTGCCCCAGATGGCCAGCGGATCAGCCCGGAACGGATGCGCGGGATCATGTGGCGAATGGAGGCCGAAGCCCGCCGGGACAATGCCCGGGCTCGGAACGCCAAAGCGAAGGTTTCGCAGGGGTGCGTGAAGGTCGTCGTCGTAGAACTCGCCGACTGGCAGGCCCGCCACTTCGGCAGCCGCGCGGGATAA
- a CDS encoding zonular occludens toxin domain-containing protein, giving the protein MLVFNEGVPRAGKSYDAVKNHVLPTLRKGRRVFARLNGLDHVKIAEHLKMSLADVQALLVVVDTNDVRKLFACYQDGSGKWCIPDDFKDALIVVDEVHEFYVKQRLPLPDAEENFWALLGQNGGDAVIMTQWINRVHQALVARIERKNVFQKLTAVGLKNRYRVTYYHSTSPGKFEKVGGKTEKYDPAIYPLYHGYAPGSDNTEVYEEGGTTVWKAMVVKGALFGVAGLVGAYFFLSFFFSAGGTEDAPPQGEATQVFDTDGRFLRTELDAQSTAASLKEPPKDEFADLSPDQRFVAKLSDLGRARLAARAEVGGRIRGWVEWVNDSGETMEQIEVAAIEALGYTATWANYGVKLVAGDHVIIATPWPREIRVRESDHTLYNLSSRDGAAGLASGASEAGSADRAGVTIDYAPGQRPDVFPRSPGYQATQTYTGPVSSL; this is encoded by the coding sequence ATGCTCGTTTTCAACGAAGGCGTGCCGCGTGCCGGCAAGAGCTACGACGCGGTAAAGAATCACGTTCTGCCGACCCTCAGGAAGGGCCGGCGCGTGTTCGCCCGACTCAACGGGCTGGATCACGTCAAGATTGCTGAACACCTGAAAATGTCGCTTGCCGACGTACAGGCGCTGTTGGTCGTGGTGGACACCAACGACGTGCGCAAGCTGTTTGCCTGTTACCAGGACGGCAGCGGAAAGTGGTGCATTCCCGACGACTTTAAGGATGCGCTGATCGTCGTAGATGAAGTCCACGAGTTCTACGTCAAGCAGCGACTGCCGCTGCCCGATGCGGAAGAAAACTTCTGGGCGCTGCTGGGTCAGAACGGCGGTGACGCGGTGATCATGACGCAGTGGATCAACCGTGTGCATCAGGCCCTTGTCGCGCGCATCGAGCGCAAGAACGTATTTCAGAAGCTGACGGCGGTCGGGCTTAAGAACCGCTACCGGGTGACGTATTACCACAGCACGTCACCGGGCAAGTTCGAGAAGGTGGGCGGCAAGACGGAAAAGTACGATCCGGCGATATACCCGCTGTACCACGGCTATGCGCCGGGCTCGGATAACACAGAGGTGTACGAGGAGGGCGGCACGACGGTCTGGAAAGCCATGGTCGTCAAGGGCGCACTGTTCGGCGTTGCTGGCCTTGTGGGTGCCTATTTCTTTCTGAGCTTCTTCTTCTCTGCTGGCGGCACGGAGGATGCGCCGCCGCAAGGGGAAGCGACGCAGGTGTTCGACACGGATGGCAGGTTCCTGCGGACTGAGCTCGATGCTCAGAGTACGGCTGCATCGCTGAAGGAGCCGCCTAAAGATGAGTTCGCCGACCTGTCGCCGGATCAGCGCTTCGTCGCCAAGTTGTCCGATCTTGGCCGTGCGCGCCTTGCTGCCCGCGCGGAAGTAGGGGGGCGCATTCGCGGCTGGGTAGAGTGGGTGAACGATTCTGGCGAGACGATGGAACAGATCGAGGTCGCGGCCATCGAGGCGTTGGGCTACACGGCCACCTGGGCGAATTACGGCGTCAAGCTCGTGGCAGGGGATCACGTCATCATCGCCACGCCGTGGCCTCGTGAGATTCGCGTCCGGGAGTCAGACCATACGCTTTACAACCTCAGCTCGCGCGACGGCGCTGCCGGCCTTGCGAGCGGCGCGAGTGAGGCCGGCAGCGCCGACCGCGCAGGCGTCACGATCGACTATGCCCCCGGCCAACGCCCAGACGTGTTCCCACGCAGCCCCGGCTACCAAGCGACGCAAACGTACACTGGTCCGGTATCGTCGCTTTGA
- a CDS encoding phage coat protein, whose translation MLLRAGWLQDLTNWLRGLVQKLWEAIEQFFTDLIILAIEKLLDLVATAFESLPVPEFIAQNSIGSLLASAGPTVGWIVQTFKISECMAFFSAAAVFRISRKILTLGKW comes from the coding sequence ATGCTCCTGCGCGCGGGGTGGCTGCAGGATCTGACCAACTGGCTACGCGGGCTGGTACAGAAGCTGTGGGAGGCCATCGAGCAGTTCTTTACCGACCTGATCATTCTCGCCATTGAAAAGCTGCTTGATCTGGTCGCTACGGCCTTTGAATCGCTGCCCGTTCCGGAGTTCATCGCACAGAACAGCATCGGCTCTCTGCTGGCCAGTGCCGGGCCGACCGTGGGCTGGATCGTTCAGACCTTCAAGATTTCCGAGTGCATGGCCTTCTTCTCCGCGGCTGCCGTGTTCCGTATCAGCCGCAAGATTCTCACGCTAGGGAAGTGGTGA
- a CDS encoding capsid protein, giving the protein MNFDSIISTINALGPAAAILGAAALVVLGSFVQWLAPKVARFFVMRGR; this is encoded by the coding sequence ATGAACTTCGATTCGATCATCAGCACGATCAACGCGCTTGGGCCTGCTGCCGCGATTCTCGGCGCTGCCGCGCTGGTCGTGCTGGGTAGCTTCGTGCAATGGCTCGCTCCCAAGGTTGCACGATTCTTCGTGATGCGGGGGCGGTGA
- a CDS encoding capsid protein: MDFSGILTGLSGATATEAMIGAAAIIALVGFAGWASKKVANFFSR; the protein is encoded by the coding sequence ATGGATTTCTCGGGCATCTTGACCGGCCTGTCCGGTGCCACCGCCACCGAAGCCATGATCGGCGCCGCTGCGATCATCGCCCTGGTCGGCTTCGCCGGCTGGGCATCGAAGAAGGTCGCGAACTTCTTCAGCCGTTGA
- a CDS encoding single-stranded DNA-binding protein, which produces MSGIKVTVLEETPIERSGTFDGRDGEQISYTTRKQKAKLEAGGFAYPLDVRLEEGQKAYPKGDYTLDLEAMITVNKGVINLSKFTALKSLASAKV; this is translated from the coding sequence ATGAGCGGAATCAAGGTGACGGTACTGGAAGAAACGCCCATCGAGCGCAGCGGAACGTTCGACGGTCGCGATGGCGAGCAGATCAGCTACACCACGCGCAAGCAGAAGGCCAAGCTGGAAGCCGGTGGCTTCGCGTATCCGCTGGATGTGCGGCTTGAAGAGGGCCAGAAGGCGTATCCCAAGGGCGATTACACCCTCGACCTCGAAGCGATGATCACTGTCAACAAAGGCGTGATCAACCTGAGCAAGTTCACCGCGCTCAAATCGCTCGCCTCGGCGAAGGTCTGA